A single genomic interval of Nodosilinea sp. PGN35 harbors:
- the cobT gene encoding nicotinate mononucleotide-dependent phosphoribosyltransferase CobT: MSSLKIYTQLQRGRAWIERVLGLRPGLMLTLGFTETGLVEGISAAGATPRDRRYTALADAEFMVNGLTPAPQYPLPPLQAGASPALISKAVIAGQGIPLVVLNAGLPQPLTVAHLDLGGKPAQCLSAGAALPLDVVHHLWQQGLAQGELLGAARDYLLLAECVVGGTTTALGVLTGLGVDAMERVNSSHPTCNHGQKQALVARGLSLAELSARPHPLAVVAAVGDPMQPVVAGMAIAASRTRPVLLAGGTQMLAVYALMAAMAAAEGCEWNPENVVVGTTRWVAEDATGDTVGLAELTGACLMATQLSFEKSRFEALRAYERGFVKEGVGAGGCAIAASLYQNWGQPELLSAVEALLARKAQLELL, from the coding sequence ATGTCTTCGCTCAAAATCTACACCCAGCTTCAGCGGGGCCGCGCCTGGATAGAGCGGGTGCTGGGGCTGCGTCCGGGGCTGATGCTGACGCTGGGGTTTACGGAGACGGGGCTGGTGGAGGGAATTTCGGCGGCGGGGGCGACGCCGCGCGATCGCCGCTACACCGCCCTAGCCGATGCCGAGTTTATGGTCAATGGCCTTACCCCTGCACCCCAATACCCCCTGCCGCCGCTTCAGGCGGGGGCGTCTCCAGCCCTGATTTCTAAGGCCGTCATTGCGGGCCAGGGGATTCCCCTGGTCGTGCTCAATGCTGGATTGCCCCAGCCGCTGACGGTTGCTCACCTAGATTTGGGGGGTAAGCCTGCTCAATGCTTAAGCGCGGGGGCGGCTTTGCCGTTGGATGTGGTGCATCATCTTTGGCAGCAGGGGTTGGCCCAGGGGGAACTGCTGGGTGCCGCAAGGGACTATCTACTGCTGGCGGAGTGTGTGGTGGGGGGCACGACTACGGCCCTGGGGGTTTTGACCGGGCTTGGGGTGGATGCGATGGAGCGGGTCAACAGCAGCCACCCCACCTGTAATCACGGTCAGAAACAAGCCTTGGTTGCTAGGGGATTGTCTCTAGCGGAATTGTCAGCGCGACCTCATCCTCTAGCGGTGGTGGCGGCTGTGGGCGACCCCATGCAGCCGGTGGTGGCGGGGATGGCGATCGCGGCCAGTCGCACCCGGCCCGTGCTGCTGGCGGGGGGCACCCAAATGCTGGCGGTCTACGCGCTGATGGCGGCGATGGCGGCGGCGGAAGGCTGCGAGTGGAATCCAGAGAACGTGGTGGTGGGTACCACGCGCTGGGTGGCGGAGGATGCCACCGGGGACACGGTGGGGCTGGCGGAGCTGACGGGGGCCTGTTTGATGGCCACCCAGCTGAGCTTTGAGAAGTCGCGGTTTGAGGCGCTGCGGGCCTACGAGCGCGGGTTTGTCAAGGAGGGGGTGGGGGCGGGGGGCTGTGCGATCGCCGCCTCGCTCTACCAAAACTGGGGCCAGCCCGAGCTGCTGAGCGCTGTTGAAGCGCTGCTGGCGCGAAAGGCCCAGCTCGAACTGCTCTAG
- the katG gene encoding catalase/peroxidase HPI, with amino-acid sequence MSSKLMDIWRALTSVLASNSTENVETGAPQAATSNGSSSTSRCPVMAGPLSRMGTSNRDWWPDALNLNMLHQHSAKANPMDESFNYAEAFKSLDLAALRADIYELMTTSQDWWPADYGHYGPLFIRMAWHSAGTYRIGDGRGGAGSGSQRFEPLNSWPDNANLDKARMLLWPVKQKYGNKISWADLMIFAGNCALESMGFKTLGFAGGRVDVWEPEVDIYWGNEKEWLGNERYEGDRVLLNPLAAVQMGLIYVNPQGPDGEPDPLGSGRDIRETFKRMAMNDEETVALTAGGHTFGKCHGAGAESHVGAEPGGATIVDQGLGWKSTFNTGVGVDAITSGIEGAWTPTPTQWDNSYLETLFKYDWELTKSPAGAWQWKPKGDAGAGTVPDAHDPSKRHAPMMTTADMSMKMDPIYNPIAQRYRDNPDEFAEQFAKAWFKLTHRDMGPRARYLGPEVPQEEFLWQDPIPPVDHDLIDEQDAAALKAKILASGLSVSQLVSTAWASASTFRCSDMRGGANGARIRLEPQKSWEVNQPDQLATVLQTLEGIQQEFNSSQAGGKRVSLADLIVLGGCAGVEQAAKNAGHEVTVPFTPGRMDTTQEKTDVESFEPLEPTADGFRNYSSGRHTESLEELLIDRAQLLSLSAPQMTALLGGLRVLGANFGGSQHGVFTDRPETLSNDFFVNLLDLGTTWKATSDDEIEFEGSDRKTGAHKWTATRVDLIFGSNSQLRALAEVYGASDSQPKFVNDFVAAWDKVMNLDRYDLKAVQAASAARSF; translated from the coding sequence ATGAGCAGCAAGCTTATGGACATCTGGCGAGCGCTAACATCTGTTCTGGCATCCAACAGCACAGAGAATGTTGAAACGGGTGCGCCCCAGGCCGCAACCTCCAACGGGAGCAGTAGCACCAGCCGGTGCCCGGTAATGGCGGGGCCTCTCTCGCGAATGGGGACGTCAAACCGGGACTGGTGGCCGGATGCATTGAATTTGAACATGCTCCATCAGCACTCAGCCAAGGCCAATCCTATGGATGAGTCGTTCAACTATGCGGAGGCGTTCAAAAGTCTTGATTTAGCGGCCCTGCGGGCCGATATCTACGAGCTGATGACCACATCGCAGGACTGGTGGCCCGCCGACTACGGGCACTATGGGCCGCTGTTTATTCGGATGGCGTGGCACAGCGCCGGTACCTACCGCATCGGCGACGGGCGCGGCGGCGCGGGTTCGGGCAGTCAGCGGTTTGAGCCGCTCAACAGCTGGCCCGACAACGCCAACCTCGACAAGGCGCGCATGCTGCTGTGGCCGGTCAAGCAAAAATACGGCAACAAAATCTCCTGGGCCGACCTGATGATCTTTGCGGGCAACTGCGCCCTGGAGTCGATGGGCTTTAAGACCCTCGGCTTTGCGGGCGGGCGCGTGGATGTGTGGGAGCCCGAGGTCGATATCTACTGGGGCAATGAGAAAGAGTGGCTCGGCAATGAGCGCTACGAGGGCGATCGCGTGCTGCTGAACCCCCTCGCCGCCGTGCAGATGGGCCTGATCTACGTCAACCCCCAGGGGCCAGACGGCGAGCCTGACCCCCTGGGCTCGGGGCGCGATATTCGCGAGACCTTTAAGCGCATGGCGATGAACGACGAGGAAACCGTCGCCCTGACCGCCGGGGGGCACACCTTTGGCAAGTGCCACGGCGCGGGCGCAGAGAGCCACGTCGGGGCTGAGCCGGGCGGGGCCACCATCGTCGATCAGGGCCTGGGCTGGAAGAGCACCTTCAACACCGGGGTCGGCGTCGATGCCATCACCAGCGGCATTGAAGGAGCCTGGACCCCCACCCCCACCCAGTGGGACAACAGCTACCTCGAAACCCTGTTTAAGTACGACTGGGAGCTGACCAAGAGCCCGGCGGGCGCGTGGCAGTGGAAGCCCAAGGGCGACGCCGGGGCCGGTACCGTGCCCGACGCCCACGACCCGTCGAAGCGGCACGCCCCGATGATGACCACGGCGGATATGTCCATGAAGATGGATCCGATCTACAACCCGATCGCCCAGCGCTACCGCGACAACCCCGATGAGTTTGCCGAGCAGTTCGCCAAGGCCTGGTTTAAGCTCACCCACCGCGACATGGGGCCGCGCGCCCGCTACCTCGGCCCCGAGGTGCCCCAGGAGGAGTTCCTCTGGCAAGATCCCATTCCGCCCGTCGATCACGACCTGATTGACGAGCAGGATGCCGCCGCGCTCAAGGCCAAGATCCTGGCCTCGGGGCTGTCGGTCTCCCAGCTGGTGTCCACCGCCTGGGCCTCGGCCTCCACCTTCCGCTGCTCCGACATGCGCGGCGGTGCCAACGGTGCCCGCATTCGCCTGGAGCCGCAGAAAAGCTGGGAGGTCAACCAGCCCGATCAGCTGGCCACGGTGCTGCAAACCCTGGAGGGCATTCAGCAGGAGTTCAACAGCTCCCAGGCGGGCGGCAAGCGGGTTTCCCTCGCTGACCTGATCGTGCTGGGCGGCTGCGCCGGGGTTGAGCAGGCGGCCAAGAACGCCGGGCACGAGGTGACGGTGCCCTTCACGCCGGGCCGCATGGATACCACCCAGGAAAAAACCGACGTGGAATCCTTCGAACCCCTGGAGCCCACCGCCGACGGCTTCCGCAACTACAGCAGCGGCAGACACACCGAGTCGCTGGAGGAACTGCTGATCGATCGCGCGCAGCTGCTGTCGCTGTCGGCCCCGCAGATGACGGCACTGCTGGGCGGCCTGCGGGTTCTCGGTGCCAACTTCGGCGGGTCTCAGCACGGCGTCTTTACCGATCGCCCCGAGACCCTGAGCAACGACTTCTTCGTCAACCTGCTCGACCTGGGCACCACCTGGAAGGCGACCTCCGACGATGAGATCGAGTTTGAGGGCAGCGATCGCAAAACCGGAGCCCACAAATGGACGGCCACCCGCGTTGACCTGATCTTCGGCTCTAACTCCCAGCTGCGCGCCCTGGCGGAAGTCTACGGCGCTTCAGACTCCCAGCCCAAGTTCGTGAACGACTTTGTCGCCGCCTGGGACAAGGTAATGAACCTCGATCGCTATGACCTCAAAGCCGTGCAGGCGGCCAGCGCTGCGAGGAGTTTCTAA
- a CDS encoding peroxiredoxin gives MLFHYGGQPVPRVIFHLFSKAGWYDLSTADLFEGKTVVVFAVPGAFTCPHSPIQLLAYNEYAEIFWANGVDEILCISVNDPFSLATWAQEEGADRVRFIPDVAGEFTRAMGMLVNLSDKGMGYRSRRYSMLVKDGVIEKMFVEPEGFEAMPVVANAETMLNYINPKAQKPEQTTVVMQMWQTMLSA, from the coding sequence ATGCTGTTCCACTACGGGGGACAGCCTGTCCCCCGCGTAATATTTCATCTGTTTTCAAAGGCAGGTTGGTACGATCTTTCGACGGCAGATCTCTTTGAGGGTAAAACGGTGGTGGTGTTTGCGGTGCCAGGAGCATTTACCTGCCCGCATTCTCCGATTCAACTGTTAGCCTACAACGAGTATGCCGAGATATTTTGGGCCAACGGTGTCGATGAAATTCTCTGCATTTCGGTCAACGATCCGTTTTCGCTGGCAACCTGGGCTCAGGAGGAAGGGGCCGATCGAGTGCGCTTTATCCCCGATGTAGCGGGTGAGTTTACCCGCGCTATGGGGATGCTGGTGAACCTGTCTGACAAGGGCATGGGGTACCGTTCTCGGCGCTATTCCATGCTGGTGAAAGACGGCGTGATTGAAAAAATGTTTGTAGAACCAGAGGGTTTTGAAGCAATGCCTGTCGTTGCTAACGCCGAGACTATGCTGAACTATATCAATCCCAAAGCCCAAAAGCCCGAGCAGACCACGGTGGTGATGCAAATGTGGCAGACGATGCTTTCTGCCTGA
- a CDS encoding TIGR04255 family protein has translation MKTSATKMSRAPVFYTLAQVQFNPIAQMADYVAQVQERLRRSGFPDFRAEEQLGLTIRRLDESQPDVQHQKHMRWSFTNAQRTEGYFLFSNALVFHTTRYDTFSDFLKKTITGLSLIHEVVELAYVERIGLRYLDAIAPLASDTLQQYINPSLLGFSTDLEGHLSHSFTETVTDFEGGKLVARAVITEGGLALSPDLAPLQLELETRFTEINSRNAVLDTDYFVVNRSDSFEIKKIEDQLLKSHDIITNAFKISVTSYAVSRWL, from the coding sequence ATGAAAACATCAGCAACGAAAATGAGTCGTGCGCCCGTGTTTTACACATTGGCGCAGGTGCAATTTAACCCAATTGCCCAAATGGCAGATTATGTCGCTCAAGTGCAGGAGCGACTTCGTCGAAGTGGATTTCCTGATTTTCGTGCTGAAGAACAGCTTGGACTTACAATTCGTCGATTAGACGAATCACAACCTGATGTTCAACATCAAAAACATATGCGCTGGAGCTTTACAAATGCTCAGCGTACCGAAGGATATTTTCTATTCTCAAATGCATTAGTTTTTCATACTACGAGATACGACACCTTCTCAGATTTCTTAAAAAAGACCATTACAGGCCTAAGCCTCATTCACGAAGTTGTTGAGTTAGCTTATGTTGAGCGGATTGGACTTCGCTATCTAGATGCTATTGCGCCTTTAGCTAGTGACACTTTGCAGCAATACATAAATCCATCCTTGCTAGGTTTTTCTACGGATTTGGAAGGGCATTTAAGCCATAGTTTCACCGAGACGGTCACAGATTTTGAGGGTGGCAAGTTGGTTGCTAGAGCAGTCATCACAGAAGGGGGATTAGCCTTGTCACCTGACTTGGCTCCATTACAACTTGAACTAGAAACCCGTTTTACGGAGATTAACAGTCGAAATGCTGTATTGGATACTGATTATTTCGTTGTTAATCGTAGTGATAGCTTTGAAATCAAGAAAATTGAAGATCAGTTGCTAAAGTCACACGACATTATCACAAATGCTTTTAAGATCTCAGTAACTAGTTATGCTGTAAGCAGGTGGCTTTAA
- a CDS encoding SDR family oxidoreductase, which produces MSSSRTLLITGASTGIGAATARQAAAQGFNLVLAARSTEKLDKLAQELGADKVRTFACDVTDYAAQEQLVTNAVEAFGRLDAVFANAGCGGEPGGFSGAPVESWQRIVNTNILGVAYTLRASLAELKKARGHVIITGSIAGRTVLKGSMYAASKWAVSAIGYNLREEMRGTGVRVTLIEPGMVDTPFFDDPKPDALRPDDVARTVLFALSQPPNVDIGELVVLPTPPAEE; this is translated from the coding sequence ATGTCGAGTTCTAGAACTCTACTGATTACCGGCGCATCTACAGGTATCGGTGCCGCCACGGCCCGACAGGCGGCAGCGCAAGGTTTCAACCTTGTCTTGGCCGCCCGTTCTACCGAGAAGCTAGATAAATTGGCGCAAGAACTGGGTGCCGATAAAGTTCGGACGTTTGCCTGTGATGTCACAGATTATGCAGCTCAAGAGCAGTTAGTAACCAATGCTGTAGAGGCGTTTGGCCGTCTAGATGCGGTGTTTGCCAATGCTGGCTGTGGCGGTGAGCCGGGCGGGTTTTCGGGGGCTCCGGTTGAGTCTTGGCAGCGCATCGTCAACACCAATATTCTGGGCGTCGCCTACACGCTGCGGGCCAGTCTGGCAGAACTAAAAAAAGCCCGAGGTCACGTCATCATCACCGGCTCGATCGCGGGGCGCACAGTGCTGAAGGGTTCTATGTATGCCGCCTCAAAATGGGCTGTCTCTGCGATCGGCTACAACCTACGCGAGGAGATGCGAGGCACGGGGGTGCGTGTCACTCTGATTGAACCGGGGATGGTAGACACACCATTCTTTGATGACCCAAAGCCCGATGCACTGCGCCCCGACGATGTGGCCCGGACGGTGCTCTTTGCGCTCTCGCAACCTCCCAATGTTGATATTGGTGAACTTGTGGTTTTACCAACACCACCAGCTGAGGAGTAA
- a CDS encoding ATP-binding protein, whose protein sequence is MNLAALCLEHLRAIEPFNHLSQARLEWVCDRATSLQLTKGDYLVKEGDLTTTIYVIASGRLGITRQSEGVAMPIGQHDGPGFIGEIPVLTDEPAPVTLQAMTPCQIHSIVGADFLTLLHECRDFERQVFRLMQKRIRGLESFLRGREKMAALGTLSAGLAHELNNPAAALVRSLSDVVPAIRELEKMNLLYGQQQPDEADTQRWQSVRDTGYDTILKGGADAVTLSDREEELLDWLEDYGVAQAWKLAEPLALAGIDIPTLEQLVAPWRDNPTQLRDMGIRWLALSFEMMSMIQSGQSGAERIATLVKSMKSYSYMDQGAQQMVDLHQGLEDTLRLFAFKLKQGIKVERHYDATLPKLMAHGSELNQVWTNLIDNAIDAMGDKGTLTLRTCHFQGDARVEITDTGPGIPPEVKSRIFEPFFTTKGVGKGSGLGLETVLRIVENRHHGTISVESAPGHTCFAVCLPLG, encoded by the coding sequence ATGAACCTGGCGGCACTCTGTCTAGAGCATTTGCGGGCGATCGAGCCGTTTAATCATCTGAGTCAGGCCCGGCTGGAGTGGGTGTGCGATCGCGCCACCTCCCTCCAGCTCACCAAGGGCGACTACCTGGTCAAAGAGGGCGACCTCACCACCACCATCTATGTGATCGCCTCGGGTCGTCTCGGCATTACCCGCCAGAGCGAAGGGGTGGCCATGCCCATCGGCCAGCACGACGGCCCTGGCTTTATCGGCGAAATTCCGGTACTCACCGACGAGCCTGCCCCGGTGACCCTGCAAGCGATGACCCCCTGCCAAATCCACAGCATTGTCGGGGCCGACTTTCTCACCCTGCTGCACGAGTGCCGCGACTTTGAGCGCCAGGTGTTTCGCCTCATGCAGAAGCGCATTCGCGGGCTGGAGTCGTTTTTGCGCGGGCGCGAGAAAATGGCGGCCCTGGGCACGCTCTCTGCCGGGCTGGCCCACGAGTTGAACAACCCGGCGGCGGCCCTGGTGCGATCGCTCAGCGACGTGGTGCCCGCCATTCGCGAGCTGGAAAAAATGAACCTGCTCTACGGCCAGCAGCAGCCCGACGAAGCCGATACCCAGCGATGGCAATCGGTGCGCGACACGGGCTACGACACCATTCTCAAGGGTGGGGCCGATGCGGTGACCTTGAGCGATCGCGAGGAGGAACTGCTCGACTGGTTGGAAGACTACGGCGTAGCCCAGGCCTGGAAGCTGGCCGAACCCCTGGCCCTGGCGGGGATCGACATCCCCACCCTGGAGCAGCTAGTGGCCCCCTGGCGCGACAACCCTACCCAACTGCGCGACATGGGCATTCGCTGGCTAGCCCTCTCCTTTGAAATGATGTCGATGATTCAGAGCGGCCAGTCGGGGGCCGAGCGCATTGCCACCCTGGTCAAATCGATGAAGTCGTACAGCTATATGGATCAGGGTGCGCAGCAGATGGTTGACCTGCACCAGGGGCTGGAAGACACCCTGCGGCTGTTTGCCTTCAAGCTAAAGCAAGGCATTAAGGTAGAGCGCCACTACGATGCCACGCTGCCCAAGCTGATGGCCCACGGCAGCGAACTCAACCAGGTGTGGACGAATTTGATCGACAATGCGATCGACGCCATGGGCGACAAAGGCACCCTCACCCTGCGCACCTGCCACTTCCAGGGCGACGCTCGGGTCGAAATTACCGACACCGGGCCGGGCATTCCGCCCGAGGTTAAGTCGCGTATTTTTGAGCCGTTTTTTACCACCAAGGGCGTGGGCAAAGGCTCGGGGCTGGGCCTCGAAACGGTGCTGCGCATTGTCGAAAACCGCCACCACGGCACGATTTCTGTAGAGTCTGCACCGGGGCACACCTGCTTTGCCGTATGTTTGCCCCTGGGGTAG
- a CDS encoding FAD-dependent oxidoreductase, protein MAKPIIFAVDDDPDVLQAIARDLRRHYGEHYRVMRASSGAAALAAIQQITLRGDPVALLLVDQRMPDMSGVELLEQALELVPKAKRALLTAYSDTDAAIRAINGGIDYYLLKPWDPPEEKLYPVVDDLLADWQAHFHPPFEGIRVVGDRWNPQSHEVKDFLARNQIPYRWLDVERSEEARTLAGCVANGGAAAQLPLVLFPEGEPLRQPSTAELASRIGLQTTAAKPFYDLVIVGGGPAGLAAAVYGASEGLHTVLIEREAPGGQAGTSSRIENYLGFPVGLSGGDLARRAVTQARRFGVEILAPQAVQSLRADSDYRLLTLSDGSEISTQAVILALGVSWRRLDTPGLERFAGAGVYYGAAQAEALACEGEDVYIIGGANSAGQAAMNFAKYARSVTMLVRGDSLTKSMSQYLIDQIAATDNIAVQTHTSVIEAKGGTQLEALVLQNAVTGASETVPAQSLFIFIGATPHTDWLEDLVQRDSRGYLLTGPDLAKSGVPPHQVWAQERSPFLLETSLPGVFAVGDVRHGSIKRVASGVGEGSICVQFVHQYLGAVR, encoded by the coding sequence ATGGCCAAACCAATTATCTTCGCCGTCGATGACGACCCCGATGTCTTGCAGGCGATCGCCCGCGATCTGCGGCGGCACTACGGCGAGCACTACCGCGTCATGCGGGCCAGCTCTGGGGCGGCGGCTCTCGCAGCGATTCAGCAAATCACCCTGCGCGGCGACCCGGTGGCGCTGCTGCTGGTTGACCAGCGCATGCCCGACATGAGCGGCGTGGAGCTTTTAGAGCAGGCCCTAGAGCTGGTGCCCAAAGCCAAGCGAGCCCTGCTCACCGCCTACAGCGACACCGACGCCGCCATTCGCGCTATCAACGGGGGCATCGACTACTACCTGCTCAAGCCCTGGGATCCGCCGGAGGAAAAGTTGTACCCCGTCGTGGACGACCTGCTGGCCGACTGGCAGGCCCACTTTCATCCCCCCTTCGAGGGCATTCGGGTGGTGGGCGATCGCTGGAACCCCCAGAGCCACGAGGTCAAAGACTTTCTAGCCCGCAACCAGATCCCCTACCGCTGGCTCGATGTCGAGCGCAGCGAGGAGGCCCGCACCCTGGCGGGCTGCGTAGCCAACGGTGGCGCTGCGGCCCAGCTGCCCCTGGTGCTGTTCCCCGAGGGGGAACCCCTGCGCCAGCCCAGCACCGCCGAGCTGGCCAGCCGCATTGGTTTGCAGACCACGGCGGCCAAGCCCTTCTACGACCTGGTAATTGTCGGCGGCGGCCCCGCCGGGCTAGCGGCGGCGGTCTACGGGGCCTCCGAAGGGCTGCACACGGTGCTAATCGAGCGCGAGGCCCCCGGCGGCCAGGCGGGCACCAGCTCCCGCATTGAAAACTACCTGGGCTTTCCGGTGGGGCTTTCCGGCGGCGACCTGGCCCGCCGCGCCGTCACCCAGGCCCGCCGCTTTGGGGTCGAAATTCTGGCTCCCCAGGCGGTGCAAAGCCTGCGCGCCGACAGCGACTATCGCCTGCTCACCCTCAGCGACGGCAGCGAAATCAGCACCCAGGCGGTGATTTTGGCCCTGGGGGTGTCGTGGCGGCGGCTCGACACCCCCGGCCTGGAGCGCTTTGCGGGGGCTGGGGTCTACTACGGTGCGGCCCAGGCCGAAGCCCTGGCCTGCGAGGGGGAAGATGTGTACATCATCGGCGGGGCCAACTCCGCCGGGCAGGCGGCGATGAACTTTGCCAAGTACGCCCGGTCGGTGACCATGCTGGTGCGGGGCGACTCGCTGACCAAGAGCATGTCGCAGTACCTGATCGACCAGATCGCCGCGACGGACAACATTGCGGTGCAGACCCACACCAGCGTGATCGAGGCCAAGGGTGGCACCCAGCTGGAGGCACTGGTGCTGCAAAACGCCGTTACCGGAGCTAGCGAAACCGTGCCGGCCCAGTCGCTATTTATTTTCATTGGGGCTACGCCCCACACCGACTGGCTGGAGGATCTGGTGCAGCGTGACAGCCGGGGCTACCTGCTCACCGGCCCAGACCTGGCCAAGTCTGGGGTGCCGCCCCACCAGGTGTGGGCCCAGGAGCGATCGCCCTTTTTGCTCGAAACCAGTCTGCCCGGCGTGTTTGCGGTGGGCGACGTGCGCCACGGCTCGATCAAGCGGGTGGCCTCAGGGGTGGGGGAGGGGTCGATCTGCGTACAGTTTGTGCATCAGTATTTGGGGGCGGTGCGATGA
- the tsaB gene encoding tRNA (adenosine(37)-N6)-threonylcarbamoyltransferase complex dimerization subunit type 1 TsaB has translation MLGLAIHTCGPALGLALSNFEGEIRCQTWPLGRDLSTQMHRLLIEFVAPYDWTDLSFLAVAQGPGGFTGTRIGVVTARTLAQQLEIPLFGVSSLAAVAQRALEKFPTRSQATADWAIAVEMQARRGQLFTAIYQPAISGLEPVYGDQVLRAEAWEEQLSQHPQPLHRAIAGDDLAETVTQVLELAHQRWAKGDRPDWSTVLPYYGQHPVDL, from the coding sequence ATGCTAGGTTTAGCGATTCACACCTGCGGCCCCGCCCTGGGGCTGGCTCTGAGTAATTTTGAGGGCGAGATCCGCTGCCAGACCTGGCCCCTGGGCCGCGATCTCTCGACCCAGATGCACCGCCTGCTGATCGAGTTTGTCGCTCCCTACGACTGGACAGATCTCTCGTTTTTGGCGGTGGCCCAGGGGCCGGGGGGGTTCACGGGCACCCGCATTGGGGTGGTGACGGCCCGCACCCTGGCCCAGCAGCTAGAGATCCCGCTGTTTGGGGTGTCGAGTCTGGCGGCGGTAGCCCAGCGGGCTCTAGAGAAATTCCCCACTAGATCCCAGGCGACGGCCGACTGGGCCATCGCTGTGGAGATGCAGGCGCGGCGGGGGCAGCTGTTTACCGCCATTTATCAACCTGCGATCAGCGGCCTAGAGCCCGTCTACGGCGACCAGGTGCTCCGAGCTGAGGCCTGGGAAGAGCAGCTGTCCCAGCACCCCCAACCGCTCCATCGGGCGATCGCCGGGGATGACCTGGCTGAGACGGTGACCCAGGTATTAGAGCTGGCGCACCAGCGCTGGGCCAAGGGCGATCGCCCCGACTGGTCTACCGTGCTGCCCTACTACGGCCAGCACCCGGTGGATTTATAG